From the genome of Geobacter sp. SVR, one region includes:
- a CDS encoding sigma-54 dependent transcriptional regulator — protein MDQIKNRGSILIVDDEKGQRDILKVILKKEGYDVVDVPGVREALEQLGRQEFDLILTDLKMQGQSGLDLLETVLGDDPHQCIILMTAHGSVDSAVEAMKKGAFDYLEKPLERDNLILTLRRAFERINLMHENRVLQKRVASTQTIPNMLGEHPKMREVARVVAKIAATTSTVLIVGESGTGKELVARAIHEGSQRRDKPFMAINCAAIPDTLIESELFGHEKGSFTGANAREMGIFEAANGGTVFLDEIGEMNVSMQAKLLRAIQEKEIRRVGGKVNISLDVRIISATNKELEQEIKRGSFREDLFYRLNVIRINLPPLRERGNDVKTLAEFFVKKYSQAAGIAMDGISKLALKLLMNYTWPGNVRQLESVIERSVLMAESNYIEPGDLPGEITATSLLAGGVPFDLPPEGINIEELEKRLIVKAMERADWVIGRAAPLLGMSYKTLQYRLEKFEIERPEKRTR, from the coding sequence ATGGACCAGATAAAAAACAGAGGCAGCATCCTCATCGTTGACGACGAGAAGGGGCAACGCGACATCCTCAAGGTCATTCTCAAAAAGGAGGGCTATGATGTCGTCGATGTGCCGGGTGTGCGCGAAGCCTTGGAGCAGCTCGGACGGCAGGAATTCGATCTTATCTTGACCGACCTGAAGATGCAGGGACAGAGCGGACTGGATCTGCTCGAAACGGTGCTCGGCGACGACCCTCATCAGTGCATTATCCTGATGACCGCCCACGGTTCGGTCGATTCTGCCGTGGAGGCCATGAAAAAGGGGGCTTTCGACTACCTGGAAAAGCCTCTGGAGCGCGATAATCTCATTCTGACGCTCAGGCGGGCCTTCGAACGCATCAACCTGATGCACGAAAACCGGGTGCTGCAGAAACGGGTAGCCTCGACACAAACCATCCCAAACATGCTGGGAGAGCATCCCAAGATGAGGGAGGTTGCCCGGGTTGTCGCCAAGATCGCTGCCACGACATCCACCGTGCTGATCGTGGGCGAATCCGGTACCGGCAAGGAGCTGGTGGCTCGTGCCATCCACGAGGGAAGTCAACGCCGCGACAAGCCTTTCATGGCGATCAACTGCGCGGCCATTCCGGATACGCTGATCGAAAGCGAGCTGTTCGGGCATGAAAAGGGGAGCTTCACCGGGGCGAATGCCCGTGAAATGGGCATTTTCGAAGCGGCCAACGGCGGCACTGTTTTCCTGGACGAGATCGGTGAAATGAATGTATCGATGCAGGCCAAGCTGCTGCGGGCCATCCAGGAAAAGGAAATCCGCCGGGTAGGAGGTAAGGTCAACATCTCCCTGGACGTTCGCATCATCTCGGCCACCAACAAGGAACTCGAACAGGAGATCAAGCGCGGCAGCTTCCGCGAGGACCTGTTCTATCGCCTCAATGTGATCCGCATCAATCTGCCCCCCCTGCGGGAGCGCGGCAATGATGTCAAAACTTTGGCAGAATTCTTCGTCAAAAAATACAGCCAGGCCGCCGGCATCGCCATGGACGGCATCTCCAAATTGGCATTGAAATTGCTAATGAATTACACCTGGCCCGGCAATGTGCGTCAGCTGGAATCGGTCATCGAGCGCTCAGTACTGATGGCCGAGAGCAACTACATAGAGCCGGGAGATTTGCCCGGCGAAATCACGGCCACCTCCCTGCTGGCCGGCGGCGTTCCCTTCGATCTGCCACCGGAAGGAATCAACATCGAGGAACTGGAAAAGCGACTGATAGTCAAAGCCATGGAACGGGCAGATTGGGTCATCGGAAGGGCTGCCCCTCTCCTGGGAATGAGCTACAAAACGCTGCAATACCGGCTGGAGAAGTTTGAAATCGAGCGGCCGGAAAAACGGACCAGATAA
- a CDS encoding tetratricopeptide repeat protein, which translates to MQPADVNTPVVPPPGVRSEIARELYELGLGLLQADNLKAARLQFHKARTMAPDFHDASLALGHCLHELGEYKQALAVYDQVLIDMPQLYAGWNNRGNTLLALCRHDEAAVSYARALELAPKLHDARVALATCHQAMGRIKEALAACEEVLAAAPEHAEAHWNRSLLLLLTGEYREGWREYEWRWKKRGFTSPRRDFLQPRWHGEPASGKTILIHAEQGFGDTLQFCRYVQLVAARGLRVIFECHPPLVTLMESLAGGKVSVVAMGEPLPSFFDLQVPLMSLPLIFDTTLETIPETVPYLTPSRERLPHWQCQIPEKDSLKIGLCWAGKSYPDPGRSCPVELLAPLAETRGVSWYSLQTGWKDALPFPMIDLTCHIRDFGDTAALISQLDLVITVDTAVAHLAGALGKPACLMLPYAPDWRWMLEREDSPWYPTMRLFRQQKAGDWESVIQRIAGFLQPKILM; encoded by the coding sequence GTGCAACCTGCCGATGTAAACACCCCTGTTGTACCCCCTCCCGGAGTCAGGAGTGAAATAGCCCGGGAGCTCTATGAGCTCGGTCTGGGTCTGTTGCAAGCGGATAACCTCAAGGCGGCGCGCCTGCAGTTCCACAAGGCGCGGACCATGGCCCCCGATTTCCATGATGCCTCCCTGGCCCTCGGTCATTGCCTGCACGAATTGGGGGAGTACAAACAGGCCCTTGCTGTTTACGACCAGGTGCTGATAGACATGCCGCAGCTCTACGCCGGCTGGAACAACCGGGGCAACACCCTGCTGGCGTTATGCCGCCACGATGAGGCGGCCGTCAGCTATGCCCGCGCCCTGGAGCTGGCCCCCAAGCTGCACGATGCGCGGGTGGCGCTGGCAACCTGCCATCAGGCAATGGGCAGGATCAAGGAGGCGCTGGCTGCCTGCGAAGAAGTGCTCGCTGCTGCTCCGGAGCATGCCGAAGCCCACTGGAACAGGAGCTTGTTGCTCCTCCTGACGGGCGAGTACCGGGAGGGATGGCGGGAGTACGAATGGCGCTGGAAAAAAAGGGGCTTTACTTCTCCGCGACGGGACTTCCTCCAGCCGCGCTGGCACGGTGAACCGGCCTCTGGCAAGACAATCCTGATCCATGCGGAACAGGGCTTCGGCGACACGCTGCAGTTCTGCCGGTATGTCCAGCTGGTGGCAGCCCGGGGGCTGCGGGTCATTTTTGAATGCCACCCGCCGCTGGTGACGCTGATGGAGAGCTTGGCCGGCGGGAAGGTAAGCGTGGTTGCCATGGGTGAGCCGCTGCCCTCCTTCTTCGACCTGCAGGTGCCGCTCATGAGCCTGCCGCTGATCTTTGATACGACATTGGAAACCATTCCCGAAACAGTTCCGTATCTTACTCCTTCTCGGGAGCGTTTACCGCACTGGCAGTGTCAAATTCCTGAGAAAGATAGTCTCAAGATCGGGCTCTGCTGGGCTGGGAAGTCATATCCCGATCCGGGGAGGAGTTGTCCTGTCGAACTTCTGGCGCCGCTGGCAGAAACGAGAGGGGTCTCGTGGTATTCCCTGCAGACCGGATGGAAAGATGCACTGCCCTTTCCGATGATCGATCTGACCTGCCATATTCGGGATTTTGGCGACACGGCCGCCCTGATATCTCAACTTGATCTGGTCATCACGGTAGACACGGCCGTGGCGCATTTGGCCGGAGCACTGGGCAAGCCGGCCTGCCTCATGCTACCTTATGCGCCGGACTGGCGCTGGATGCTGGAGCGCGAGGATTCTCCCTGGTATCCGACAATGCGGCTGTTCCGGCAACAGAAGGCGGGGGACTGGGAGAGCGTTATACAACGAATTGCAGGCTTCCTACAGCCGAAAATACTAATGTGA
- a CDS encoding FkbM family methyltransferase, which produces MSHARNQLLDITGESRVIERFIRSHDIVFDVGANTGDWTRQVLETHSDVSTHLFEPVPTLIESLKNHLAGHSGSGKIFPNCCSIDQQEGSRLFFHYPDAPSLSAFHRRVDLEAQNGLQEPRQGIVSATTLDAYCLTKQIKRINFLKIDTEGSELDVLKGSHQLLQHGHIDYIQFKYGGTYKDAGITLGEVYTLLESYRYGIFRITPEGLEYLPVFGPHQETYAFSNFLAVNERFLSTVLGLPPRMLNLRQQCVKHRITPRGVIHIGAHEGSELKTYLDMGIQQVVFIEANPDIYQKLSANVKEVPGVIAVHCAISDQNGTVDLRVTSMDQSSSILPLKDHQKIYPGIHEVRLVTVPSRTIDSLLAELDLDPAGYNLMNIDIQGAELLALKGATNTLKHIDAINTEVNYEELYEGCVFIDELDRYLDTFGFERKATTTPHHPSWGDALFVKRPLITMSTLGSNGRFGNQVFQYAFLRIFARQHGYELETSDWIGQWLFDHHDPAVTRQLPLVKEKSNILSEALIPASQESFRYSDFVGFFQYHTSYYAPHRDFFHSLFRPAPALETTMNAAVQKLRALGKTVVGLHLRRGDYGYDYFFVTPNQWYLDWLQKIWPTLEEPVLFIASDEPDKVLADFADYRPITSQSLGITLAGADYFPDFYLLSRCDLVAISNSSFSFAASMLNAEGRLFLRPDLTQKKLIEFDPWNDEVILRNAVVETSHNIEAADTRRAIVFVNNYYPAFLHYLYEKKFPRFAEQPYAVQHQHLIDELFGDSDFYSHNIRGAGWRAHDIVMNAAPAQMAWARDRGLSGQMWDILFEQIAQLKADVLYIQDMHAFPADFLKRIRSVVRRIVGQIASPIAPGTPLELYDLIISSFPHFVDRFSTMGIRSVYQLLSFEPRVLSHIPRCEYSERPIPCSFVGGISPLHHKGNQMLEALIASSPLQIWGYGRQSLPLDSPIHGRHHGEAWGRSMYEIMASSRITINRHIDVAENYANNLRLYEATGCGALLITDYRDNLNDLFEIGKEIVAYRSAEECAELIDHYINHPAEAETIAAAGQRRTLRDHTYAHRMHRLGSLLELYLQ; this is translated from the coding sequence ATGAGTCACGCGAGAAACCAGCTTTTAGACATCACTGGAGAATCAAGGGTAATTGAACGCTTCATCAGATCACATGACATTGTGTTCGACGTCGGCGCCAACACAGGCGACTGGACGCGGCAGGTACTTGAAACGCATTCCGATGTTAGCACCCATCTTTTCGAACCAGTACCAACTCTCATTGAAAGCCTCAAGAACCACTTGGCCGGCCATAGCGGCTCTGGCAAGATATTCCCCAATTGCTGCAGCATCGATCAGCAGGAGGGGTCCCGCCTGTTTTTCCATTACCCTGACGCTCCTTCCTTGAGCGCCTTCCACAGGAGAGTTGATCTGGAAGCCCAGAACGGACTCCAGGAGCCCCGGCAGGGAATCGTTTCTGCCACCACCCTCGATGCTTATTGCCTCACAAAGCAAATCAAGAGAATAAATTTCCTGAAGATAGATACCGAGGGGAGCGAGCTGGACGTGCTCAAGGGATCACATCAACTCCTGCAGCATGGCCACATCGACTATATCCAGTTCAAATATGGCGGGACATACAAAGATGCAGGGATTACTCTGGGTGAAGTTTACACCTTGCTCGAATCGTACCGTTACGGAATCTTCAGGATTACTCCGGAAGGGCTGGAATACCTGCCGGTGTTTGGCCCACATCAGGAGACATATGCGTTCAGTAATTTTCTGGCGGTGAATGAACGGTTTCTATCGACCGTACTCGGGCTCCCGCCGCGGATGCTCAACCTGCGGCAGCAATGCGTGAAGCACCGCATAACTCCCCGTGGTGTGATTCATATCGGCGCGCATGAAGGCTCCGAACTGAAAACCTACCTCGATATGGGCATCCAACAGGTAGTATTCATCGAAGCCAACCCGGATATATACCAGAAGCTTTCGGCAAACGTGAAGGAAGTTCCCGGTGTAATCGCCGTACACTGCGCCATCAGTGATCAAAACGGCACCGTTGACCTTCGTGTCACCTCCATGGATCAGAGCAGTTCCATCCTTCCGTTAAAAGATCACCAGAAGATATACCCGGGTATCCATGAAGTCCGATTGGTGACGGTACCTTCGAGAACCATCGATAGCCTCCTTGCCGAGTTGGATCTCGATCCGGCCGGCTATAACCTGATGAACATCGACATTCAGGGGGCCGAACTGCTGGCACTTAAAGGCGCCACCAACACCTTGAAACACATCGATGCCATCAATACCGAAGTAAACTATGAGGAACTGTACGAAGGGTGCGTTTTCATCGATGAGCTTGACAGGTATCTCGACACCTTCGGCTTTGAGAGAAAAGCAACCACAACCCCCCACCATCCCTCATGGGGTGATGCCCTCTTTGTCAAACGGCCGCTTATTACCATGTCGACACTTGGCTCCAATGGACGTTTCGGAAACCAGGTGTTTCAGTATGCCTTCCTGCGGATTTTTGCACGGCAGCACGGCTACGAACTGGAAACCTCCGACTGGATCGGCCAATGGCTCTTCGATCATCACGATCCAGCGGTCACACGACAGTTGCCATTGGTGAAGGAGAAAAGCAATATTCTTTCCGAAGCACTCATTCCCGCTTCGCAAGAGTCGTTCAGGTATTCGGATTTTGTGGGGTTTTTCCAGTACCATACCAGCTATTACGCCCCGCATCGCGACTTTTTTCACTCTCTGTTCCGGCCGGCTCCCGCCTTGGAAACGACCATGAATGCTGCCGTTCAAAAGCTTCGTGCTCTGGGCAAAACCGTCGTCGGGCTCCATTTGAGGCGCGGAGATTACGGCTACGACTACTTCTTCGTCACCCCGAATCAATGGTATCTTGACTGGTTGCAGAAAATCTGGCCTACGCTGGAGGAGCCTGTTCTCTTTATCGCCAGTGACGAACCGGACAAGGTTTTGGCCGATTTTGCAGACTATCGGCCGATCACATCACAGAGCCTGGGAATCACGCTGGCGGGGGCCGATTATTTTCCTGACTTCTACCTGCTTTCCAGATGCGATCTCGTCGCCATCTCCAACAGCTCGTTTTCATTTGCGGCAAGCATGCTGAATGCCGAAGGGAGACTCTTTTTACGCCCGGACCTCACTCAAAAGAAGCTCATAGAATTTGATCCCTGGAATGACGAAGTAATCCTGCGAAACGCTGTCGTCGAAACCAGTCACAACATTGAAGCAGCTGATACGCGGCGTGCCATTGTATTTGTGAACAATTACTATCCAGCTTTTCTGCACTACCTCTATGAGAAAAAATTCCCTCGGTTTGCTGAGCAGCCCTACGCGGTCCAGCATCAGCACCTGATTGATGAACTTTTTGGCGATAGTGATTTTTATTCCCACAATATACGTGGCGCCGGATGGAGAGCGCACGACATCGTTATGAATGCGGCCCCTGCCCAAATGGCGTGGGCACGGGACCGCGGCCTTTCAGGGCAGATGTGGGACATTCTCTTCGAGCAGATCGCTCAACTTAAAGCCGACGTGCTCTACATACAGGACATGCATGCTTTTCCGGCGGATTTCCTGAAACGGATCAGGAGCGTGGTACGGCGGATCGTGGGGCAGATTGCATCCCCGATCGCTCCCGGTACACCACTGGAACTGTATGATCTGATCATCAGCTCTTTCCCGCATTTTGTGGATCGTTTCAGCACTATGGGGATCAGATCGGTGTATCAGCTTTTGTCGTTCGAGCCGCGTGTCCTGTCGCACATACCCCGCTGTGAATACTCGGAACGCCCCATTCCGTGCTCGTTTGTAGGGGGTATTTCCCCGCTTCACCACAAAGGCAATCAGATGCTGGAGGCACTGATCGCGAGCAGTCCATTGCAAATCTGGGGTTACGGTCGACAGAGCCTCCCCCTTGACTCTCCCATACATGGGCGGCATCACGGCGAAGCGTGGGGCCGGTCAATGTACGAAATCATGGCTTCTTCCCGAATAACCATCAACCGGCACATCGATGTCGCCGAGAACTATGCCAACAACCTGCGACTGTATGAAGCGACCGGCTGCGGGGCTTTGCTGATTACCGATTACCGGGACAATCTCAACGATTTGTTCGAGATCGGCAAGGAGATCGTAGCGTATCGATCGGCCGAAGAATGTGCCGAGCTGATCGACCATTACATCAATCATCCTGCCGAGGCCGAAACGATCGCGGCGGCAGGCCAGCGGCGAACTCTGCGCGATCACACGTATGCGCACCGGATGCACAGACTAGGTTCGTTGTTGGAACTGTATCTTCAATAA
- a CDS encoding ATP-binding protein, producing the protein MKLNAKLVIIMVSLLVLAMLTLFILNQYAQNDLVTEIQESSQEISKAVQMSIADLTSETETSRLTEYLHSAREKGINEINIIDNEGEIVDSSDPEKIGKRRELKKLEKGIHQAAPRSGGATILSQKPYEVLVPVIVGDEHLGYVQINMLLDNIRDLQHANFIRRLFATCMVFTVGIALTIFLARRYTEPIHNLVDHFKRVSAGDLSVTLPVESEDEIGELSAGFNNMVEKLREREALEKRLYEAEHLSRVGQLASGIAHEIRNPLNYISLAIDHLRTEMLPTCGDRSGELKELTDNIKEELRRANYMVVNFMNYGRPLKLRRARVSYDDILAKVLPLMEARFSEQRIRVELAMQEDLPPLWVDQELLRNCILNFITNAGQAMPDGGTITLGATVDQDRPLAILTFQDQGIGIREEDIAKIFQPYFTTKDVGIGLGLAITERIIKEHGGEIKVASAPDQGTTFTVLLPLKEQG; encoded by the coding sequence ATGAAGCTTAATGCCAAGTTGGTCATCATCATGGTCTCGCTTTTGGTCCTGGCCATGCTGACCCTCTTCATCCTCAACCAGTACGCCCAAAACGATCTGGTCACCGAGATACAGGAGAGCTCCCAGGAAATCTCCAAGGCGGTCCAGATGAGCATCGCCGACCTTACCTCCGAAACCGAGACCTCAAGGCTGACCGAGTATCTCCACAGCGCCCGCGAAAAGGGCATCAACGAGATCAACATCATAGACAACGAAGGGGAGATCGTCGATTCTTCCGATCCGGAGAAGATCGGCAAGCGGCGCGAGCTGAAGAAGCTGGAGAAAGGCATTCACCAAGCCGCTCCCCGATCCGGCGGTGCCACGATTCTCTCCCAGAAGCCGTACGAGGTGCTGGTGCCGGTGATCGTGGGTGACGAACACCTGGGCTACGTCCAGATCAACATGCTGCTGGACAATATCCGCGACCTGCAGCATGCCAACTTCATCCGCCGCCTGTTCGCCACCTGCATGGTCTTCACGGTCGGCATTGCCTTGACCATTTTTCTCGCCCGGCGCTATACCGAACCGATCCACAACCTGGTGGACCATTTCAAGCGGGTTTCGGCCGGAGATCTTTCGGTCACGCTTCCGGTGGAGAGCGAGGACGAGATCGGCGAGCTCTCGGCGGGCTTCAACAACATGGTCGAAAAACTGCGCGAACGCGAGGCCCTGGAGAAGCGCCTTTACGAAGCGGAGCATCTCTCGCGGGTAGGCCAGCTGGCATCGGGGATCGCCCACGAGATTCGCAACCCGCTCAACTACATCAGCCTGGCGATCGATCACCTGAGGACCGAAATGCTGCCCACCTGCGGCGACAGGTCCGGCGAATTGAAGGAATTGACCGACAACATCAAGGAAGAACTCCGTCGCGCCAATTACATGGTCGTGAATTTCATGAACTATGGCCGTCCGCTCAAGCTCCGCCGGGCACGGGTATCCTATGACGACATTCTCGCCAAGGTACTGCCGCTCATGGAGGCGCGATTTTCCGAGCAGCGCATCCGGGTCGAGCTGGCCATGCAGGAAGATCTTCCCCCCCTGTGGGTGGACCAGGAACTGCTGAGAAACTGCATTCTCAACTTCATCACCAATGCCGGCCAGGCCATGCCCGATGGTGGCACGATCACCCTGGGCGCAACTGTCGATCAGGACAGGCCGCTGGCGATACTGACCTTTCAGGATCAAGGAATCGGCATCCGTGAGGAAGACATCGCCAAGATCTTCCAGCCATACTTCACCACCAAGGATGTCGGGATCGGCCTGGGCCTGGCGATCACCGAGCGGATCATCAAGGAGCATGGCGGCGAAATCAAAGTCGCGAGTGCTCCGGATCAAGGCACCACCTTTACCGTGCTGCTGCCACTCAAAGAACAAGGCTAA
- a CDS encoding ABC transporter ATP-binding protein encodes MRSLAWRYAGGALFLLATNAFSLLIPWFMKLAVEALQNPAKAPYSPTACAMIIVALATVHCITRIFSRTLILNAARIIEFRIRDDLFRRLLLLDQHFFSGSRTGDILSRFSNDLTNVRMLTGFGVMSTVNTLILYLAAVTLMARIHPWLTVCAIAPFPVVVLVVKKVSHHMFRRSLQSQEELARLTSMAEESISSVRLIRSYCREEHFEGLFGELGNRYLAHNLGIARLRGLVIPIMALGTGAGTLVVLFMGGRLVIDGAITLGDFVAFSGYLAMLVWPTVMMGWILTLVQRGAASMSRLATIMEADPAVADAPGAIEVPEIRGAIELRSLSFAYGDTRVLDGISCSIAAGERIGITGAVGSGKSTLLRLIPRLLQVENGMILIDGHDINQVSLMSLRGQIGYVPQESFLFSRSIRDNITYGYEGTGDVEQVARTAGLMEDLEKFREGLDTLVGEKGVALSGGQKQRLSIARALLPDPRILLLDDPLSAVDAGREEEILAELGRFYSNRTVLIVSQRVSAFRDCDRVLVLKNGRIAEQGSPAHLLSLGGIYADMHRMQRLEEELGSG; translated from the coding sequence ATCCGGTCACTCGCCTGGCGCTATGCAGGCGGAGCCCTCTTCCTTCTCGCCACCAACGCCTTCAGTCTGCTGATCCCCTGGTTCATGAAGCTGGCAGTGGAAGCGCTGCAGAACCCGGCCAAGGCTCCCTACTCACCGACCGCATGCGCCATGATCATCGTGGCCCTGGCTACTGTTCACTGCATCACCCGCATCTTCTCCCGTACATTGATCCTGAACGCCGCCCGGATCATCGAATTCAGGATCCGCGACGACCTGTTCCGGCGGCTGCTGCTCCTGGACCAGCATTTCTTCTCGGGCAGCAGGACCGGCGACATCCTCTCCCGCTTTTCGAACGACCTGACCAACGTGCGCATGCTGACCGGCTTCGGCGTGATGAGCACGGTCAATACACTGATCCTGTACCTGGCTGCCGTTACGCTGATGGCCCGCATCCATCCCTGGCTGACCGTCTGCGCCATTGCCCCCTTTCCGGTGGTGGTGCTGGTGGTCAAAAAGGTAAGCCACCACATGTTCAGGCGTTCGCTACAATCCCAGGAGGAACTGGCCCGGCTGACTAGCATGGCGGAAGAGTCGATTTCATCGGTACGGCTGATCAGATCCTACTGCCGGGAAGAGCATTTCGAAGGGCTGTTCGGCGAACTCGGCAACCGATATCTGGCCCACAACCTCGGCATCGCCCGTCTGCGCGGGCTGGTCATCCCGATCATGGCCCTGGGCACCGGGGCCGGCACTTTGGTGGTGCTCTTCATGGGGGGGCGCCTTGTCATCGACGGCGCAATTACACTGGGCGACTTCGTGGCCTTCAGCGGATATCTGGCGATGCTGGTCTGGCCCACCGTCATGATGGGCTGGATTCTGACCCTGGTGCAGCGTGGAGCTGCCTCGATGTCGCGCCTGGCTACGATCATGGAGGCCGATCCGGCCGTGGCCGATGCTCCCGGGGCGATCGAGGTGCCGGAGATCCGGGGAGCCATCGAGCTGCGCAGCCTCAGCTTCGCCTACGGCGACACCCGGGTCCTGGACGGCATCTCCTGTTCCATTGCAGCAGGGGAGCGCATCGGCATCACCGGTGCGGTGGGCAGCGGCAAGTCCACCCTGCTCAGGCTGATTCCGCGCCTGCTGCAGGTTGAAAACGGCATGATCCTGATCGACGGACACGATATCAACCAGGTCAGCCTGATGAGCCTGCGCGGCCAGATAGGCTATGTGCCGCAGGAAAGCTTCCTGTTCTCACGTAGCATCCGCGATAATATCACCTATGGTTACGAGGGAACGGGCGATGTCGAGCAGGTGGCCCGCACGGCAGGCCTGATGGAGGATCTGGAGAAATTCAGGGAGGGGCTGGACACGCTCGTGGGAGAAAAAGGGGTTGCCCTGTCAGGCGGGCAGAAGCAGCGGCTGTCGATCGCCCGGGCCCTTTTGCCCGACCCGCGCATCCTGCTTCTGGACGATCCGCTCTCTGCCGTGGATGCCGGACGGGAAGAGGAGATCCTCGCTGAATTGGGACGTTTTTACAGCAACCGCACCGTGCTGATCGTCTCTCAGCGGGTCTCGGCCTTTAGAGATTGCGACCGGGTGCTGGTGCTGAAAAACGGCAGGATTGCCGAGCAGGGGAGTCCGGCCCACCTGCTGTCCCTGGGGGGGATATATGCCGATATGCACCGCATGCAGCGGCTGGAAGAAGAGCTGGGAAGCGGGTAG
- a CDS encoding BamA/TamA family outer membrane protein, which translates to MKRDAFPVLLECDNCDETVKVVSIPLPVIASSPNEGITAGALTAFLIHDRNDDIATLLAPQVNHNENFGVTASLYGSVYPAPRRNIEFNLSQSTKINYDYEVRLKDSTLLDQKLDLNLFGFALADGSARFYGFNAKSSQQMETNYTDQEIGYNLSVGYPISRHFQVVVGDRFRDVTIGRGAVTKVPATTDVFSVSEVPGLNGFQTHALRLSLVYSTLDQQDTPTYGGYARVTFEPTISALGGAGDYRHYEAEMKGFIPFDKARYISVFRLMYNQTLGNNVPFLEQSILGGENTLRGYGRNRFIDNSFMLLNLEQRIRLFRWEIFNVTADWEVAPFMDVGAVMESLDKASLSNFEFNPGIGFRAIVRPNIVGRVDLGIGQSGPALFVGLGYPF; encoded by the coding sequence GTGAAGCGGGACGCCTTTCCGGTGCTCCTGGAATGCGACAATTGCGACGAGACGGTCAAGGTGGTATCCATCCCCTTGCCGGTTATCGCCTCCAGCCCCAACGAAGGCATCACCGCAGGCGCACTGACCGCTTTCCTGATCCATGACCGAAACGACGATATCGCCACCCTGTTGGCCCCCCAGGTGAACCACAATGAGAATTTCGGTGTTACCGCGTCCCTGTACGGCTCCGTCTACCCAGCTCCCCGCCGCAATATCGAATTCAACCTGTCCCAGTCGACCAAGATCAACTACGACTACGAGGTAAGGCTGAAGGATTCGACGCTGTTGGACCAAAAACTGGATCTGAACCTGTTCGGATTTGCCTTGGCCGACGGATCGGCCCGCTTCTACGGATTCAACGCCAAGAGCTCGCAGCAGATGGAAACCAACTACACCGACCAAGAGATCGGCTATAACCTGTCGGTCGGCTATCCCATCTCCCGGCACTTCCAGGTCGTGGTGGGGGACCGTTTCCGTGACGTCACCATCGGGCGCGGGGCGGTCACCAAGGTTCCCGCCACCACGGATGTCTTCTCGGTATCCGAAGTGCCGGGACTGAACGGTTTCCAGACCCATGCCCTGCGCCTGTCGCTGGTCTACAGTACCCTTGACCAACAGGATACTCCCACCTACGGCGGGTATGCCCGTGTCACCTTTGAGCCGACGATTTCGGCCCTGGGTGGGGCGGGTGATTACCGCCATTACGAAGCTGAGATGAAAGGCTTCATCCCGTTCGACAAGGCCCGCTATATCAGCGTGTTCCGGCTGATGTACAACCAGACCCTGGGCAATAACGTCCCCTTTCTCGAACAGAGTATCCTGGGGGGGGAGAACACCTTGCGTGGTTACGGGCGCAACCGCTTCATCGACAACAGTTTCATGCTGCTCAACCTGGAGCAGCGTATCCGCCTGTTCCGCTGGGAGATCTTCAACGTGACCGCCGACTGGGAAGTGGCCCCTTTCATGGACGTGGGGGCAGTGATGGAATCCCTGGACAAGGCATCTCTGAGCAATTTCGAATTCAATCCCGGTATCGGCTTCCGCGCCATTGTCCGTCCCAACATCGTCGGCCGGGTGGACCTGGGCATCGGGCAGAGCGGCCCGGCGCTGTTCGTCGGGCTCGGTTATCCGTTTTAA